In Peromyscus eremicus chromosome 15, PerEre_H2_v1, whole genome shotgun sequence, a genomic segment contains:
- the Ccdc185 gene encoding coiled-coil domain-containing protein 185 — protein sequence MAGFHLFSPRSYGELGEPSPGRKREFAARLGWPEPSVSSWARTPGAETEPETRVPGIHQKCSPTGRPRRRGYIASPRESHSLTHVARRPSDRARKHRSGSRRLEEACGEAPTKSGSTWRQLQQPDQPYPRYSEGPGDSSPPYPGGAFSPQSAGTLLLEKTHNRDRWAVPVCRPVDLRSPSSVLTDKSSVHSPEFEKQPTCVCTQKRGSGDRTESLANQYSQPSASCKETSSQHAQVLKSKLDEAVISSRDQKIVALVLSRLKKAQKMRELQQQAAVAWEELKRSDQKVHLTLERERRLLLQQSQEQWQGLKEPHKPRRGHEPLRQCREQLGPRHDHQAKSTIQSESESGWRVQPANPENHRGLDKLDRVQTQAEHLKQCQVQRLREQERVLQNLRDLNRLQLRKRLEAACHKRQQHLAESQKKVQESNLSSLVNYQARKVLMDCQAKAEELLRKLSLEQSSQSPQDIQESLAKERHREQQGKAKREVEQLQRVRWRAEEAEEQRQVSKRILAELAEQKIRQARGHAHKTTSDRAQHLEELNILREKNHQILKLKAEKEEKSHIEGIKEAIKRKEQRVQQMTRGKDPIFQEFQKVSPASKSDRCFDHVAAEAPLPMHQQSGNY from the coding sequence CGAGACCCGGGTGCCCGGGATACACCAGAAATGTTCGCCCACAGGGCGGCCCCGCCGGCGTGGGTATATCGCCTCTCCACGAGAAAGCCACAGTTTGACACACGTGGCCCGGAGACCCTCGGACCGCGCTAGGAAGCACAGGTCCGGCAGCCGGCGCCTGGAAGAAGCCTGCGGGGAGGCACCGACCAAGTCCGGCAGCACCTGGCGGCAGCTGCAGCAGCCGGATCAGCCCTACCCGCGCTACTCTGAAGGCCCAGGAGATTCGTCCCCGCCATACCCCGGGGGAGCTTTCagcccccagagtgctgggactttgCTTTTAGAAAAGACACACAACAGAGACCGGTGGGCAGTGCCGGTGTGCAGACCTGTAGATCTCCGGTCCCCTTCCTCGGTTCTCACGGACAAGTCCTCGGTGCACTCCCCAGAGTTCGAGAAGCAACCCACTTGTGTGTGCACCCAGAAGAGGGGTAGTGGTGACCGGACTGAGTCCTTAGCCAACCAGTACTCCCAGCCCTCCGCCTCCTGCAAAGAGACGAGTAGCCAGCACGCTCAGGTCCTCAAGAGCAAGCTGGACGAAGCGGTGATATCCTCCAGGGACCAGAAGATCGTGGCCCTGGTGCTGAGCCGGCTGAAGAAGGCCCAGAAGATGCGAGAGCTGCAGCAACAGGCCGCAGTCGCCTGGGAGGAGCTGAAGCGCTCAGACCAGAAAGTCCACCTGACCCTGGAGAGAGAACGCAGGCTGCTACTGCAGCAGAGCCAGGAGCAGTGGCAAGGACTGAAGGAACCGCACAAGCCACGGAGGGGCCATGAGCCGCTTCGCCAGTGCAGGGAGCAGCTGGGCCCGCGGCATGACCATCAGGCCAAGAGCACCATCCAGTCGGAGAGCGAGAGTGGGTGGCGGGTGCAACCTGCCAACCCGGAGAACCACCGAGGCCTGGACAAGCTAGACAGGGTGCAAACACAAGCTGAGCACCTCAAACAGTGTCAAGTGCAGCGTCTGCGGGAGCAGGAGAGGGTGCTGCAGAATCTGCGGGACCTGAACCGGCTGCAGCTGCGGAAGAGGCTGGAGGCGGCCTGTCATAAGAGGCAGCAGCACCTGGCCGAGAGCCAGAAGAAGGTTCAGGAAAGCAACCTGAGCTCACTCGTCAACTACCAGGCACGCAAGGTTCTCATGGACTGCCAGGCCAAGGCGGAGGAACTCCTCAGGAAGCTGTCGCTGGAGCAGAGTTCCCAGAGTCCCCAGGACATCCAAGAAAGTCTGGCTAAGGAGAGGCACCGAGAGCAGCAGGGGAAGGCAAAAAGGGAGGTAGAGCAGCTCCAGCGAGTGAGGTGGCGTgcggaggaggcagaggagcagCGCCAGGTGAGCAAGCGGATCCTGGCCGAGCTGGCTGAGCAGAAGATCAGGCAGGCCAGGGGTCACGCGCACAAAACCACCAGCGACAGGGCGCAGCACCTGGAGGAGCTGAACATCCTGCGTGAAAAGAACCATCAGATCTTGAAGTTgaaagcagagaaggaggagaagagtcaCATTGAGGGCATTAAGGAAGCCATCAAGAGGAAGGAACAAAGGGTCCAGCAGATGACCAGAGGGAAAGACCCCATCTTCCAGGAGTTCCAGAAGGTTTCCCCAGCCTCCAAATCAGACCGCTGCTTTGACCACGTGGCAGCAGAGGCCCCGCTGCCCATGCACCAGCAGAGTGGAAACTACTGA